The genomic window TAGATATCTTCACAAAATGTTGTTTTTTGACTCCCTCAACGAGAGATAATGAGAGAGTAGACTATCCAATTTGTTCATTATGACTAACGTAACCAGCGAATATACTTTACCCGATAATTTTACTAGCACCGAAATCAGCCATCAAGAAGCAATAGAAACGGTCATCGATAGTTTACAACAAAATGACAGTGCTATGGTGCATCACGATGATCAAGGATATGTTTGGAAGTTTCAATACGGCAGTGTAGAAACTTATGTTCAGTTAACAGGAGAAACGGAAGAAGACTTGTTAACAGTTTGGTCCCCAGTGTTAAGCCTTCCTGCTAAAGATGAACTGGGTTTAATGCGAAAATTATTAGAAATGAATGGAGGAGAAACCTTAGAAACTCGTTTTGGAATTATGAATAATCAAATTGTCGTTTTAAGTCAGCGTGCGGTTGCCGATTTATCCCCCGGAGAAATTTCTCGTGCCATCACTTTAGTGGCTACCATTGCCGATGATAATGATGAAAAATTAATTGAAACTTATGGAGGCAATCCTATTCAAAATAATTAACCTTAAGGCTTTATAAATTACCAAAATGTATCAGGTTAAGAAAGAAACCTTATCTTTAACCACACGGGATGGAATTCGTCTCGATGCTGATGTTTATCGACCCCATAGCACCGAGTCTTTTCCTATTTTATTAATGCGACAACCTTATGGTAAACAAATTGCTTCTACTGTAGTCTATGCCCATCCTATATGGTATGCTTCCCAGGGCTATATCGTCGTTATTCAAGATGTTAGAGGGCGAGGAACGTCTCAAGGAGATTTCGATTTATTTGCTCATGAAATAGAAGACGGTTTTGATACCATAAATTGGGTTTCTCAGTTACCTGGTAGTACAGGAACAATAGGAATGTACGGGTTTTCTTATCAAGGAATGACCCAATTATATGTAGCTTCAATGCAATCAAAAGCATTAAAAACTATTTGTCCCGCTATGGTTGCTTATGATTTATATGAGGACTGGGGTTATGAAAATGGGGCCTTTTGTTTACAAACTAATTTAGGTTGGGCGATACAATTAGCAGCAGAAACAGCCAAACTAAAGGGGGATAGTAATGCTTTTCATAAACTCTATGAAGCGTCCCGCAATTTACCGTTATCAGATCCTATTCCTGCTTATCCCAATTTGATGAAAGAGGTTGCTTCTAATTCTTTTTATCATGATTGGATTAATTACTGTTATCCTGATAATTATTGGTGTAACTTATCCCCCAAACGTTTCATCGATAAACTTGATTTACCTATGTTACATATTGGGGGATGGTTTGATCCTTATTTACGGGGGAATATTAACCTTTATAATGCCATGAAAATCCGTAGTAACTATCCCCAAAATCTTGTTATTGGGCCTTGGGGTCATATTCCTTGGGGGTCAAAACTGGGAAGTCACGATTATACAAAATTAGCTTGCAGCTTCATCGATCAATATCAAATTGATTGGTTTGATCATTTTCTCAAAGGTAAAGACATAGACTATTTATATTCTCAACCCATATCATTATTTGAAATGGGAAGTAATCAATGGAACTATTCTAAAAGTTGGGAAAATAAAGACGAAAAGAATTACTATATTTTTAGTCAAGGTTTAGCAAACGTCAAAGAAAATGATGGCCAATTAATTGATACAATTTCTGATAATAACGTTAATGATATTATTGTTCATGATCCGTGGCGACCTGTTCCATCTGTAGGAGGCCATGCTAGTATTCCATCAGGATCTTTTGAGCGATCGCAATTAGATACTCGTTTTGATATTTTAACTTATACCTCTGAACAATTAACCGAAGATTTATTAATTAGTGGTACACCTTTTATTGAAATTTACTGTACAGCAGATGCACCAAGTTTTGATATTTGTGCTATTTTATCCGAAATCAAACCTGATGGAAAAGTTTATAATTTTAGTCAAGGATATTGTAGAATCAACTCAGAAAAATTACCGATCAAAATTTCTTTACAACCCACTTGTATTAAAATTAACGAAGGGAACTATTTAAGACTCAGTATTAGTGGTGCTTGTTTTCCTGCTTATGCCTTGAATACAGGAACCGGAAAATTCCCCTATGAGGAACGTTTAATTGATGCTAAAATTATTACCATAAAAGTATGGAGTCAACCCGATCAACCCTCAACACTAATCTTACCTATTCCTTGATTCAGTTTAGATTATCACTGAGTTAGAAAAAAATTAACACCGCACCAAAACTTGAAGAATTCTTAGAATTAATAAAGATAACTTTAGTCTATAAATTACTTCTTTGTTAACTCGACAGGACATAGAAACCATGTTTAGTTTAGATGAACTCAAATAAACCCCTTATTTTTAAGATATTCGAGAAGAAGACAAACTTGAATCTGTTGTACCCCGTTTATTAGTATTAGGATTAACTGTTGAACAGATAGCTGAAGCCTTACAATTAAGTAAAGAACAAGTGATGTTATAATTGCCAAGGTTGAACTTATTTTGTTTCCCTCTGCTTCAATTTTTGGTGTTATTATTAGTATCATTTTTTACCATGATTACTTGAGTCGCTGGTTACTTCAACAATTTCAAAGTAATTAAAAAACATGAACCCTTTAGCTACTTATTTCCGTAATCTCTATGAAATTTATAGCACCGGTGCAGGGGTTAAAGAAACCTCTTATTATGGTAGCTTAGAAACCCTTTTAAACGATGTCGGAAAAACATTAAAACCGAAAGTTCGCTTTAATTCTATCTATCCTGAACGGGGAGCGATTGAAATAAAAGGAACCAAAGAAGATATTCATAAAATAGCTAACAGTGAACAAGTTATTAACCTGCATTATTCATGAAGAAAAAACAAAACCAAAAAGATCAAAAATTGACATCAAAAGCGATTTTTTATTTAATGGATTTTTTAAAAGTAGTGAATATGGCTAATTCAATTACAGAAAATTAACAAAAAAGAGAAAAAAAGACTAATTTAATGTTATATGGATACACCAATCCTATAAGAGCTAGATATTAGGAAAAAATCAATTGTTGTCCAGAAGATAATCGTTGTGCCATCAAGACTATTTCCTCACTAAAAGGACAATGAGCAGCTAATTCTACTAGAGTTCTTCTCACAGAAACACTAACTTTTGCAGCCATTTTTATGACGGTTTCTCTCAGACGAGAAACTTGAGCTATCGCCAATCTTGTCCCTTGTGCAGAAGCCCGAAGTTCAAGCATTAAAATATAAGCTGCGAGTATAAGCATCAAATCCATCTATATCTAATACTATTTGTTCTGGGGCTTCAGAATAATTTTGAAAAAATTTATCGACAAAAAAACGACGTATCGTTTTAATTTCTTGTTTAGTTATTCTATTTTCTAGTCGACTAATTGTCGGTTGACTGGCTAATAATTCTGCTGCCATTTCGGGGATTTTATCACAAATAATTTTGAAAATTGGGTCATGGCGTAAGTAATTACTATCATTGGTATCTTCATATCCTGCTACTATTTGATAGATTCTTTGACTTACCAATTGAAATAGCGGTGCGACCCCGCGCCTTCGTAAGGCGCAAGGGAACGCACACCAAGAGAGTGAGTGTTTGACTTTATGTTGTTCTCTATCATCTTCTAAGCAATTTGAAATTCCTTGACCAACTTTCAGATTTTCTTCTGCTTGCTTAACCAATAATAATCCTGCATCTGAACTTAAGTCTAGTCCGGAAAATTTAACCTCTAATGGTTTCTTCATATTAAAATTAAAAGGAAGTTTTTCCGAAAACATTTTCATTAATAATCAATGGACTCATTTGACTTTTATTCCTCTCTTTATTATAATTTATTATGGACTTTTTAAAATGATTTTTTTTGACTTATTTTTGATAAGTAAATAATCAATAGTTAGTAGTAGATAAAAAGTACAGACTGTTGTTGGGGCAAAATCTCCATATTCGTTATGGGATAAGGCTTTTAGGCTTTTTCTCAATTCTTTCATGAATAATGCAGGTTAGGTCGTTCCTTAACCATTGATGAAGTTCGAGAAGTCACCAATATGGCCAGACGACTCACCGCTATTACCCTACTACAACCTCAACTTAACGAAAATTATCAACAAGTTAAACAACATATCTATAACTGGCCTAACTCTTAATCTATCTCCATCTGTAAGGATTAACGGCCCTTAACCCCTACGCAAAGGGTTGGAAATTAAAAAAAAATTCCAAAATTCTAGTTGCAATGATCCACAATGGCAACTTTTATGATAGACTAAATCATAATTGGAAATACTGCCTTTTTTAGTTGTAAAAGTTTATATTTCTATTATTAAACTTCATTTTCTATTTTTACACAAAGTTTGTGCAAAAGCAAGTCTTTTTTACAGCAAAAATAACTTCTGTAGGGTGGGTTAGACGGTTAGAATTTAGATCACGATTAGAAGATAAAAATCTGTCGTAACCCACCGCTTCATTTACAATTATCCAATCTCCTGAAACGCTATAATCATACTTGTCACTAACTATGTATAAATTCAATAATGATGGATATAGTGAACCTTAGTGAAGAAAAAAAGAACTTTCAATCGGTATTAGATCAAGTCACCAACGATAAAAACTGTACTGTTATTGTCAGAAGAGACGCAGAAGATGCTGTCGTGATGTCTAAAAGTTACTATGACAGTTTAATGGAGACAATTTATCTCTTAAAATCTCCTGCCAATGCTAAACATTTAGAACAAGCAATTTCTGAATACAAAGCAGGTAAAACAAAAAAATATGATTTATTTAACCGATGCGTAAATTAAATAATTATCTTAATACTTTAATGTCATGATTACCACGAAAACTAAAATAATAACTGATAGTTGGATTAGTTTAAATTGGGATGAATTTTCACAGTTATGGGATGATTCAACCTACGAAAAAGCAAAGTTTTATTATTACAACCAAAAAGCAAGAATTGAAATGACACCATTAGGAAATGATCATGCTAGTGATCACGCTATAATTACTCATACGATTTATTTATATGCTGCTCTTAAAAATATCCCTATAAATGGAAAAGATTCTTGTAGTTATCGTAAAGTAGGAATAAGAGAAGCACAACCAGACTTATCTTTTTATATTGGTGATAATGTTGATGCTGTTCCCTACGGAACCGGTGTTATTGACTTAAATATTTATCCCTCTCCTAACTTAGTCATTGAAGTAGCTAATACTTCTCTTGCGGATGATAAAGGAGAAAAACGTCTGTTATATGAAGATTTTGGAGTAGAGGAATATTGGATAGTTGATGTCAAAAATGTCAAAATTATTGCTTTTCAAATAGAAGATCAAGGAAGTAAAAGAATTACTCAGTCTCTAGTTTTACCTGGTTTAGAAATAGACATCTTAGTTCAAGCTTTACAACAAAGTAGAGAAACGAATCACTCAGACGTGAGTCGTTGGTTACTTCAACAGTTTCAATCTAATTAAAATCATGAATTATTTAGTTGCAATGATCCACAAGAGCAACTTTTATGATAGACTGGAGCATAATGGGAAACAGTGCATTTTTTGTTTTTAAAAGTTTATATTACCATCATGAAACTCTATTTTCTATTTTTACATAAACTTTTTACAAAAGCAACTCTTTTCTAGAGAAAAAATAACTTTTGTAGGGTGGGTTAGATGATTAGAATTTAGATCACCATCAAAATTTAAACATCCGTCGTAACCCACCATTTAAGTAAATTCGTTCACTCAAAGTGTTAAATGCGATCGCAGAACACAAAAACATAATTTAATCTGTAGATAATTATCTTAATATTTTACTCAGATTCTTAGGATCATTTAATGAGATAATAGTTAAGTATGAATTAATTTTGATAGTTTAATTCACTTTTATTCCTAATTCTATGACTAAGTTTTCTCCTGAAAGTTCAGCCGTTCAACAACTATATAATACCTATCCTTTTCCTCCCGAACCCTTATTAAATGAACCTCCACCTGGGTATAATTGGCGATGGAATTGGATCGCTGCTTATAACTTTTGTACAGGAAGAAAACCAGCAACAGAAAACATCCGCATTTTAGACGCAGGATGTGGGACAGGAGTGGGAACAGAATACTTAATTTTATTAAATCCTCACGCAGAAATTGTCGGAGTTGATATTAGTGAAAAAGCCTTAGAAATTGCTCAAAAACGTATTCAACAGTCGGGAGTTGCTGCTAATCATAATCATCCTATTTCTTTTCATCATTTACCCTTAGAAGAAGCGGACAAAATAGAAGGAGAATTTGACTTAATTAATTGCGTGGGGGTATTGCATCATTTACCCGATCCCATCGCAGGAATTAAAGCCTTATCTAAAAAATTAGCCCCTGGCGGTATCTTTCACATTTTTGTCTATGCAGAGTTAGGAAGATGGGAAATTCAACTGATGCAAAAAGCCATTTCTCTGCTACAAACGGAAACCAAAGGCGACTACAAAGACGGGGTTTTTGTGGGTCGAAAACTGTTTGAATTACTACCAGAAAATAACCGAATTGTCAAGCGAGAAAAAGAAAGATGGTCATTAGAAAATCACAGAGATGAATCTTTTGCTGATATGTATGTTCATCCCCAAGAAACGGATTATAATATCGACACTTTGTTTGAATTAATCGAAGCGTCAGGACTCGAATTTATTGGCTTTTCTAACCCTCAATATTGGCAGTTAGAACGGTTAATCGGAGAATCAGAAGAACTGATAAAACGG from Crocosphaera subtropica ATCC 51142 includes these protein-coding regions:
- a CDS encoding type II toxin-antitoxin system prevent-host-death family antitoxin codes for the protein MDIVNLSEEKKNFQSVLDQVTNDKNCTVIVRRDAEDAVVMSKSYYDSLMETIYLLKSPANAKHLEQAISEYKAGKTKKYDLFNRCVN
- a CDS encoding Uma2 family endonuclease; protein product: MITTKTKIITDSWISLNWDEFSQLWDDSTYEKAKFYYYNQKARIEMTPLGNDHASDHAIITHTIYLYAALKNIPINGKDSCSYRKVGIREAQPDLSFYIGDNVDAVPYGTGVIDLNIYPSPNLVIEVANTSLADDKGEKRLLYEDFGVEEYWIVDVKNVKIIAFQIEDQGSKRITQSLVLPGLEIDILVQALQQSRETNHSDVSRWLLQQFQSN
- a CDS encoding class I SAM-dependent methyltransferase, translating into MTKFSPESSAVQQLYNTYPFPPEPLLNEPPPGYNWRWNWIAAYNFCTGRKPATENIRILDAGCGTGVGTEYLILLNPHAEIVGVDISEKALEIAQKRIQQSGVAANHNHPISFHHLPLEEADKIEGEFDLINCVGVLHHLPDPIAGIKALSKKLAPGGIFHIFVYAELGRWEIQLMQKAISLLQTETKGDYKDGVFVGRKLFELLPENNRIVKREKERWSLENHRDESFADMYVHPQETDYNIDTLFELIEASGLEFIGFSNPQYWQLERLIGESEELIKRGEKLSDRQRYRLIELLDPENITHYEFFLGKPPLNKINWSEDETLLSAIPETHPCLHGWPSKSLLNYDYQPIHLSDAEYNFMQACDGNLTVKDILTKVSADLEIVRSLQQKQLIILTPNPH
- a CDS encoding CocE/NonD family hydrolase; its protein translation is MYQVKKETLSLTTRDGIRLDADVYRPHSTESFPILLMRQPYGKQIASTVVYAHPIWYASQGYIVVIQDVRGRGTSQGDFDLFAHEIEDGFDTINWVSQLPGSTGTIGMYGFSYQGMTQLYVASMQSKALKTICPAMVAYDLYEDWGYENGAFCLQTNLGWAIQLAAETAKLKGDSNAFHKLYEASRNLPLSDPIPAYPNLMKEVASNSFYHDWINYCYPDNYWCNLSPKRFIDKLDLPMLHIGGWFDPYLRGNINLYNAMKIRSNYPQNLVIGPWGHIPWGSKLGSHDYTKLACSFIDQYQIDWFDHFLKGKDIDYLYSQPISLFEMGSNQWNYSKSWENKDEKNYYIFSQGLANVKENDGQLIDTISDNNVNDIIVHDPWRPVPSVGGHASIPSGSFERSQLDTRFDILTYTSEQLTEDLLISGTPFIEIYCTADAPSFDICAILSEIKPDGKVYNFSQGYCRINSEKLPIKISLQPTCIKINEGNYLRLSISGACFPAYALNTGTGKFPYEERLIDAKIITIKVWSQPDQPSTLILPIP
- a CDS encoding YbjN domain-containing protein, which produces MTNVTSEYTLPDNFTSTEISHQEAIETVIDSLQQNDSAMVHHDDQGYVWKFQYGSVETYVQLTGETEEDLLTVWSPVLSLPAKDELGLMRKLLEMNGGETLETRFGIMNNQIVVLSQRAVADLSPGEISRAITLVATIADDNDEKLIETYGGNPIQNN